One Sphingomonas endolithica genomic window, TCAGCGCCTTGCTCTCGACGGGCACGCCGAGCACCGGCAGGTGGGTCATCGCTGCCACCATGCCCGGCAGGTGCGCCGCGCCACCGGCGCCGGCCACGATCACCTTCAGCCCGCGCACACCGGCTTGCTCGGCATAATCGTACAAGCGGTGCGGCGTGCGGTGCGCGGAAACCACGCGGGTCTCGTACGGCACGTGCAGTGCATCGAGTGCCTCGGCGGCATGGCGCATCGTCTCCCAATCGGAAGTGCTGCCCATGATGATGCCGACAAGGGGATGCGTCATGATCTGCGGTTAGCGGGGGAGGGGGGCGGGGGCAACATCCCTCCGTCGTCACCCCAGCGAAAGCTGGGGTCTCAGCCGATTTAAGCGAGCGTGTCGTACAAGTCCCGCCAGTCCGGATTGCCCGCTTCGATCAGTTGGTCTTTCCACGCGCGTTTCCAAGCTTTCAGCTGCTTTCGCGAATGATGGCATCGCGGATATCGTCGTGATGCTCGGCATAAACGAGCGTCTTGATGCCATATCGACGGCAATAGCCTGAACCGACGTCACGACGATGTTGGTCGATCCGTGGCGCGATGTGGCTGGTGACGCCAATATACACCATGCCGCGTCGGCGGCTCGCCACGATATATACCAGCCACCTCGCGCCATGGGGCATACGGTATCTACTCTTCTGAGAGATGCCAGCTTTCGCTGGCATGACAATGAGAAGTGGGGAGCTTACCGCTCGCTCAAATAATACCGGTCCGTCGCATTCAGCGCTGCATCCAGATCGTACACGATCGGCTGCCCGGTCGGGATTTCGAGCGAGGTGATCTCGTCGTCGGGGATGCCCGACAGATGCTTCACCAACGCCCGCAGCGAATTGCCGTGCGCCGAGATCAACACCCGCTGCCCCTCCTTCAACGCCGGTGCGATGCGGCTTTCCCAGTACGGCAGCACACGGGCGATCGTGTCCTTCAGGCTTTCCGTGTTCGGGATGGCGATGCCGGCATAGCGGCGGTCCTGCGACAGATCATAGGCGCTGCCGGCCTCGAGCACGGGCGGCGGAATGTCGAAGCTGCGGCGCCAGATATGCACTTGTTCGTCGCCATGGCGTGCTGCGGTCTCGGCCTTGTTGAGGCCGGTCAGCCCGCCATAATGGCGTTCGTTGAGCCGCCAATCCTTCTCCACCGGCAGCCACAACCGCCCCATTTCCTCCAGCGCCAGATCCAGCGTCTTGATCGCGCGCGTCTGGAGCGAGGTGAAGGTCAGGTCGAAATCCAGCCCCTTTTGCGCCATCAGCCGCCCCGCGGCGCGCGCTTCCTCCACGCCTTTTTCGGTCACGTCGACGTCCCACCAGCCGGTGAAGCGGTTTTCGAGGTTCCAGGCGGACTGGCCATGGCGGATCAGGACTAGGGTCGGCATTGTATCTCCTTGGTTCCCGACGAAGGCCGGGGCCCAGTCGGAGGACGTCGCGACTGGACCCGGCCTTCGCCGGGGAACATTTAGGCTAAAGCGTATCGATCACGTCGGCGAGCACTTCCAGGCAGCTATGCGCCAGCTGCTTGGATCGTGCCGGCGACCAGCCGAACTCGGCATCCGGATTGGGATCGTGATCCTTGAACGGCATTTCCAGCGTCATCGACACGGCGCCGAAACGCTGCGCCAGCTGGTTGGTCGACATGGTCAGATTGGCCTTGCCGGGCGCCGACTTGCCATAACCGCGCTCCGTCTGGAAATCGGGCGTGTGCGCCGCCAGGCGCCGGGCAAAATCGTAGAACTTCGCGCCATGCGCGTCGGTCCAGTTGGGGATGCCCTCGAACCCGGCAAAGAAATTGGCCGGGATCGCCTCGTCGCCATGCACGTCGATCGCAAACGCCACGCCGGTCTCGTCCATCGCATCCCGCACGCACAACACTTCCGGGCTGCGCTCGGCGCTCGGCTCGTGCCATTCGCGGTTGAGGTTCACGCCTGCGGAATTGGTGCGCAGATGCCCGCGCCGGGTGCCGTCCGGATTCATGTTTGGCACGACATGGAAGGTCGCCTTGGCGAGCAAGGCCTGGGTCACCGCGTCGTTGGTATCGGTCAGCCGCTCGAGCGCCCCTTCCATCCACCATTCGCACATCGATTCGCCGGGGTGCTGGCGGGCGTAGAGCCACACCGGCTTGGGGCCGCTGCCGATCGTCAGGCAGTCGATCGCCTGTCGATCGAGCGACTGGCCGAGCTCGCGGTGCGTGACACCGGGCAGCGCCGCAGTGCGCGCGACCAGCGCCTCATGCTGCTCCATCGTATACGGCGCGAAATAGGCGAACCAGGCAAGCTGGCTGTCGCCGGACCAGGTCCATTCCAAGACGCCATCGGCATAATGCGTGTCGGCCATGCGCCACGCCAGCCGATCGGTCGACACGCGTGTCTTGTAGCCCGGCCAGCCATCCGGATAGGCCGATTCTCCGGCGTTCAGGATGCGGAACGTCAGCGTCCTGCCTTCCGCGCCGGAAACGCGGAAGTAGAACCACTGGAAGAATTCCGAATCCTTGTCATGGCGAATGCGAAGGTCGATCCGATCCCCTTCGATTGCCACGACGTCGATATTGCCGCTGTCGAAAGCGGCGTTGATGGTGATGCTCATTTCACCGAGATAGTGCGGCCCGATTCTCCGGGGAAGCCCTGGAACAGCGCGCGCGACAATTTGCCCGCTGCGGCATTGGCCTGCGCCTCGGGCGCGCGTTCGTCGGCGGATGTCTGCGCGCGGCCTTCCCAGATCACCGTGCCATCGCTGCGGCGGCGGATCTGCACGCCGAGTTCGGAGGTGATCGCCGAGCGTGCCTTGGCCTTGCCAATCGGGAAGGAGAGGCCACCGCCAAGCCCGACACCCCCACCACGCCGCCCGCCGCTGAACCCGCCGCCACCAAGGCCGATCGATACCGGCGAACGGCGCGGTTCGATCTCCTGCGTCGTGCGGGCGAAGCTCACCACCGCAAGATACTGTGCCGGCGCGCCGGTTGCGGGGGTGGTGAAGCCGTTGGAGAGCAATTGGCCACGCACGGCATCGGCATAGGTCTGGAATTCCAGGCTTGCCGGGGCGCCACCGGGCAGCGGCTCGACCGTGACTGATCCGCGTTCGAGCGGGGCACCGAGATGGAAGCGTGTCACGTCGACCGGGCCGCTGGCCGTCGTCGTGGTGCAACCCGACAGGGTGGCCCCCGCCAACAAAGCCGCGGCGATCGTCAAACCAAATGCCGACTTGTTCTTCACTGCCGTATCTCCGAGAACCGAATGGTTGCGTGTCTGTAACGCCCGATCTCCCGCGACGATCCGTGCTCCCCCAGGGGCGGCGCGGCTTGACTTGGGATGGGGGCGACTATAGGCGCACACGTCATTTCCGAACACCAGAATCAAGAAGCGATTCAGATCATGAAGATTCGTAACAGCCTGAAGTCCCTCAAGGACCGTCATCGCGACAACCGCGTGATCCGTCGTCGCGGCCGCACGTACGTGATCAACAAGACCAACCGCCGCTTCAAGGCACGCCAGGGCTGATTTTGCCCCGGCCGTTGGCGCTCGTCTTCGACGTCGGCAACGTCCTGTATGCGTGGAACCCGCGGGTTCTCTACGAGCGCCTGATCCCCGAGGATCGGGCGCTCGACGCGTTCCTGCGCGACGTGACCAGTTTGGACTGGCATTTCCAGCACGATGCCGGCCGCCCGTTCGCCGAGACTTCGGCCGAGCTGGTCGCGGACTTCCCGCAGCATGCCGAGCTGATCGCGCGCTGGGGATCGCATTTTGGCGACAGCATCACCGGCATGATCCCCGGCATGGGCGATCTGGTCGACGATCTCGATGCGGCGGGCGTGCCGCTGTACGCCATTACCAACTTTTCCGG contains:
- a CDS encoding HAD family hydrolase — translated: MPRPLALVFDVGNVLYAWNPRVLYERLIPEDRALDAFLRDVTSLDWHFQHDAGRPFAETSAELVADFPQHAELIARWGSHFGDSITGMIPGMGDLVDDLDAAGVPLYAITNFSGEFWAPFRAREAPMFDRFRGIVVSGDEKLTKPDSAIYRLALERFGLAAEEAIFVDDRQENVEGATAVGMIGLPFIDAETLRRDLRDLGILV
- a CDS encoding DUF4136 domain-containing protein; protein product: MKNKSAFGLTIAAALLAGATLSGCTTTTASGPVDVTRFHLGAPLERGSVTVEPLPGGAPASLEFQTYADAVRGQLLSNGFTTPATGAPAQYLAVVSFARTTQEIEPRRSPVSIGLGGGGFSGGRRGGGVGLGGGLSFPIGKAKARSAITSELGVQIRRRSDGTVIWEGRAQTSADERAPEAQANAAAGKLSRALFQGFPGESGRTISVK
- the purE gene encoding 5-(carboxyamino)imidazole ribonucleotide mutase, producing MTHPLVGIIMGSTSDWETMRHAAEALDALHVPYETRVVSAHRTPHRLYDYAEQAGVRGLKVIVAGAGGAAHLPGMVAAMTHLPVLGVPVESKALSGMDSLLSIVQMPGGIPVGTLAIGSAGAKNAGLLAAAILATSDAVLAERLKAWRQAQTDSVAIDPA
- a CDS encoding GIY-YIG nuclease family protein; the protein is MPHGARWLVYIVASRRRGMVYIGVTSHIAPRIDQHRRDVGSGYCRRYGIKTLVYAEHHDDIRDAIIRESS
- a CDS encoding M14 family metallopeptidase yields the protein MSITINAAFDSGNIDVVAIEGDRIDLRIRHDKDSEFFQWFYFRVSGAEGRTLTFRILNAGESAYPDGWPGYKTRVSTDRLAWRMADTHYADGVLEWTWSGDSQLAWFAYFAPYTMEQHEALVARTAALPGVTHRELGQSLDRQAIDCLTIGSGPKPVWLYARQHPGESMCEWWMEGALERLTDTNDAVTQALLAKATFHVVPNMNPDGTRRGHLRTNSAGVNLNREWHEPSAERSPEVLCVRDAMDETGVAFAIDVHGDEAIPANFFAGFEGIPNWTDAHGAKFYDFARRLAAHTPDFQTERGYGKSAPGKANLTMSTNQLAQRFGAVSMTLEMPFKDHDPNPDAEFGWSPARSKQLAHSCLEVLADVIDTL
- the ykgO gene encoding type B 50S ribosomal protein L36, with the translated sequence MKIRNSLKSLKDRHRDNRVIRRRGRTYVINKTNRRFKARQG
- the gpmA gene encoding 2,3-diphosphoglycerate-dependent phosphoglycerate mutase; the protein is MPTLVLIRHGQSAWNLENRFTGWWDVDVTEKGVEEARAAGRLMAQKGLDFDLTFTSLQTRAIKTLDLALEEMGRLWLPVEKDWRLNERHYGGLTGLNKAETAARHGDEQVHIWRRSFDIPPPVLEAGSAYDLSQDRRYAGIAIPNTESLKDTIARVLPYWESRIAPALKEGQRVLISAHGNSLRALVKHLSGIPDDEITSLEIPTGQPIVYDLDAALNATDRYYLSER